The genome window TTCGTATTTTCCGCCATAATCTACGGGGATGAGGTCGGGGATGAGATAACCGGAAATGAAAAAGTCAGCTTCGGCTTTCAGCCGATTGGACACGTTGTCCAGCCCGACGACCTCAACCCGGCAGCCTTTATTTTGTAAAGCGCGCACCACCTGGACAAAGTCTCCATCTCCACTGGCGATCAGGACCCGATCCAGATAATCCGATTGGGTCAGGGCATCCACGGCCATATCCAGGTCGGCATTGGCTTTGGCAACCCGGATACCGTTGACATCGGTGTACCAGTGAATATCTTTGACGATGACCTTGTATCCTAAATCCCGTAGGGCACCGTGGAAGTTTTGTGCGCCTTTGCGGTATTCCTCGTCATCTTCAGCGCGTTCCACGTCATAGGTGACATATGCATTCAAACGAATGGCTTCTGCGTGGTCCCGGCAGGCAAATTCTCTCAAAACATCATATTGCATGCGTTGCCCACCATTCAAATAGATATTTGCGACATCTACAAAGACGCCTTTTGAGTTGAGAACTGATTCGCGGCATGAGATTTTTCCTTTACAATTGTCTAGGAACTTACAATTTATTTGAATTGCGACATCCTTTATGAATGCCAAAAAAACACAAAATACGCCTCAGTTTTACGTTTTTCAGTGTACAAACCCTTCCTGTGGACTGCGATTTACCTTGAGCGGGGAAGAAAAACCACTGCAGGAATGTCCTCGTTGCCGGATCGCAGTAGCAGAATTGCGTCAAACGTTTTTTCAGAAAACCATACCTTCTTTCTCAAATACCTCCTTTCCTGTTATCGAGGTTTTGCTGGATAATCTTCGCTCTACCTGGAATGTTGGGGCAATTTTTCGTTCTGCGGATGGCGCCGGCGTTTCCAGAATTCACCTTTGCGGGATCACCCCGACGCCGGAGAATCCTCAGGTCGTCAAGACTGCCCTGGGGGCAGAAAAGTCTGTAGACTGGGAGTATCACGCAAATGGTCTGACTCTGGCGCTCCGGGCTAAATCTGATGGATACCATCTCATTGCTCTTGAGGGAGGGGAAAACTCACTCCCTCTTCACACGATCCTACCACTCAACGACTCCCGCCCAATTCTTCTTGTCGCGGGAAATGAAGTCACCGGAATTGACCCGGACATTTTCGAACTATGTGACACGGTCACTTTTTTGCCCATGTTTGGCATAAAAAACTCCCTGAATGTGGCTGTTGCCACGGGAATTGCGTTATATCTTTTGCGATTGAGTCAGGTCCGCTAATTCTTTTGCTCCATGATATCCAGTTTGGCTGCCTTGTAGGGAGGCGCAATCTCTGGAATGGAATCTGCACCGGCTTCAAATGCTTCTTCTATTCCTTCACGAATTTCATCCCAGAATTGCCGGGCTGCACGGTATTTGTCCTGTTGGAATCGATTCAGCCAATCCTCAAGGCTGGCGTCGTTCAATCCGCGTAATTTCCAGTCTTCAAGGAATTTCCAGATAAGATCGATGTTGCGTTCACTTTCCCAGAACACCACCGATGGACTTTCATGATCATGGATATCTTTACACAGATTAAACTGATGTTTCGTGTAGTCAATACCTAAATCATAATGAGCTGTAATAATCTCATCTACGATGGCTTCAACCCACTTGCGATGGAATCGGCACACCCCGCTGTTTTCTGAGAAAAATTCGTATACCATGCGGTGTACACACTTTCTCCCCAATTCCCGGGGTGAGAGATACTCTACACCGTAATAGACGAAGTATTTGCCCATCATTGGCATCGGGCTGAGCATTCCTGGTACCCAGTATTGATTGATAGTCATACACCCCAGTCGACCATGAGAAGTGAAGACAGCCCGGTCAATGGTTCGTTTTCCGGGTTGGGTGTATCCATATCTCTCATCCAGCGCGTAGGCAGCGGCTCGAATTCCCGATTGAAAAACTTTCCCTTTGTCTTTATCCATGAGCATGTTAATGATTTCCCGGGCATAACGGGCGTTTTTCAGGGAATCTTCTACAATTTGGAATTTTATGGGGTCATTGGCAAAATGAAAACTCAATTCACTCGCAGAGGGTAAATTAAAGTCTTCTGGTCGAATCAGCCCCTCTGCAACACACTCCATGATCCACGAGACCGTGCTGCCAATTTGAATCGCATCCAACCCAAGGGAATCGACAAAATGATTTAATTCCTCCGCTGCTCGTTGATCGAATACTCCGCATAGGGGACCCAAAGCCTGATAAGGTTCGTAGTCTTTTTTGTATTTTCCTGTATATTTCTTACAAACCACTGAGCAAGGCTCGCCACAGTGATCAAATTGCTTGGGCTGAATAATTTCCTCATTGAATTGCTTGAGGTAATGGTTAAGAATGAACTCTTTATGCTGTTTCAATCGCTCTTCCGGGGCTTGATAGATGGAACGATAATTAAAACTGAGCAGTTTTTCCTCCACCGTGAGCATATTGACCCCAAAGGTGCCGCCAGTCTGAAAGTCGGGGACGTAGCGGTACTTCTCTGTCGCACCCAGATCTGTTTTAATCATGGATTGCTGGTAATACGTCATGAAGTACGCATCAATTTCTTTGGAGTCTTGCAGGTCCGGATCCACCCAGTCACCGCCAAAAATGCAGGCGGCAATCCGATGGCACTGGAGCAAGCGACTGCCCAAACCACCCCGGCCTGCCCAGTCTTCGATGGGCGTAAGGATACCGCGACGTACCGGATTACTCCCAATGATTCCCTGATTGGTATATCGCGCTCCAGGACCTACGGCAAAAACCCGTACCCAATCTCCCTCGTATTCATCTTTGTATCGATCAAATACGGCTTGTTGCAGAGCATAAAATCCTGTCAGCCATTCTCCTTGAGGGTTGACATACCCGTTCCAGAGCACATCCGGGTTGATAGATTCCAAACGCGCGGTTACCTGTCCATCTTTATGATTGAGAATCAGAACAGAGTCTTGTTTGGCTTCCCCTTTCAGACAGACAAAATCCACACCCACCCGGTGCAGGATATATGCGGCGCCTCCCATACTGCTGATGTAGAAGCCATCCCATAGAGGCGAATATGAGCAAAAGACCAGCCGGCGCGTGCCAGGGATTCGTGAACCAGCCAGAGGCCCTCCTCCAAAAGTGAAAAGCGCTGGATCTCTTTGTCCGGTCATATGCAAGTGAGAGTGGTACTTGGACCATCCATAATCCACTGGCCCGATGATGCGAGGGTCCTCAATCCGATTGATTTCGTACTCGCCAGTGTCCAGGTGGATGACCAACTCTCTTAACATCAAGGGATAAGTCATGAAACTCTCCTTTTTGGAGTTATTAAGGGGAAATTTATTCTTTGAATTTCCTTTTCGTGATTATAATACGAATACAAGTTTCTCATTGAACAGGGAGGAAGCCATGTCCAGACTGGTCTATCGGGTTGAGGATTTGCGTAACTACGTCATTCGCTTTTTCCTCAAACATGATGTGCCATTAGAAGACGCAGAAATTGTTGCCGACGTGTTGATTTCCGCCGATCTACGGGGTGTGGACTCTCATGGTGTGATCCGTTTAGATTCTTACTACGGGAGTCGCCTTAGAAAAGGTCTGATTGATCCTCATTCACAACTCAAAGTTCTCACAGAGACGCCTTCCACACTGGCTCTGGATGGGGGAACCGGTCTTGGGCATGTGGTGGGTTACAAAGCCATGCAAATGTGTATCGAAAAAGCCCGCCAGGTGGGAGTGGGGATGGTTACCGTGCGTAACAGTAACCACTATGGGATTGCCGGTTACTATGCCATGATGGCGCTGGAACACGATATGATCGGCATCAGTTTTACCAACTCTCAGCCGCTGGTAGCCCCTACCTATGGAAAAACTCGCTACCTGGGGACCAATCCGATTGCTGTTGCTGTTCCTGCAGGCAAAGAACGTCCTTACGTGCTGGATATGGCAACCAGTATTGTACCGATTGGTAGGATTACTGTATATCAAAAAGCCGGAAAGAAAATTCCCGAAGGATGGGGAGTGGACAAAGATGGAAATGTGACTACAGACCCCGGCGC of Anaerolinea thermophila UNI-1 contains these proteins:
- a CDS encoding Ldh family oxidoreductase, yielding MSRLVYRVEDLRNYVIRFFLKHDVPLEDAEIVADVLISADLRGVDSHGVIRLDSYYGSRLRKGLIDPHSQLKVLTETPSTLALDGGTGLGHVVGYKAMQMCIEKARQVGVGMVTVRNSNHYGIAGYYAMMALEHDMIGISFTNSQPLVAPTYGKTRYLGTNPIAVAVPAGKERPYVLDMATSIVPIGRITVYQKAGKKIPEGWGVDKDGNVTTDPGAVLNGGALMPLGGIDLMRGYKGYGLALWVDIFAGVLAGAATGPEVGKSDRPANVGHYFAAIRVDAFRPVDEFKAEMDALIQGLKNAPKAEGQDRIYIHGEKEFELAEKYQKEGIPLMKEVVDSLIASGKEVGVPFDLTPIREID
- a CDS encoding TrmH family RNA methyltransferase, yielding MNAKKTQNTPQFYVFQCTNPSCGLRFTLSGEEKPLQECPRCRIAVAELRQTFFQKTIPSFSNTSFPVIEVLLDNLRSTWNVGAIFRSADGAGVSRIHLCGITPTPENPQVVKTALGAEKSVDWEYHANGLTLALRAKSDGYHLIALEGGENSLPLHTILPLNDSRPILLVAGNEVTGIDPDIFELCDTVTFLPMFGIKNSLNVAVATGIALYLLRLSQVR
- a CDS encoding aldehyde ferredoxin oxidoreductase N-terminal domain-containing protein, whose product is MTYPLMLRELVIHLDTGEYEINRIEDPRIIGPVDYGWSKYHSHLHMTGQRDPALFTFGGGPLAGSRIPGTRRLVFCSYSPLWDGFYISSMGGAAYILHRVGVDFVCLKGEAKQDSVLILNHKDGQVTARLESINPDVLWNGYVNPQGEWLTGFYALQQAVFDRYKDEYEGDWVRVFAVGPGARYTNQGIIGSNPVRRGILTPIEDWAGRGGLGSRLLQCHRIAACIFGGDWVDPDLQDSKEIDAYFMTYYQQSMIKTDLGATEKYRYVPDFQTGGTFGVNMLTVEEKLLSFNYRSIYQAPEERLKQHKEFILNHYLKQFNEEIIQPKQFDHCGEPCSVVCKKYTGKYKKDYEPYQALGPLCGVFDQRAAEELNHFVDSLGLDAIQIGSTVSWIMECVAEGLIRPEDFNLPSASELSFHFANDPIKFQIVEDSLKNARYAREIINMLMDKDKGKVFQSGIRAAAYALDERYGYTQPGKRTIDRAVFTSHGRLGCMTINQYWVPGMLSPMPMMGKYFVYYGVEYLSPRELGRKCVHRMVYEFFSENSGVCRFHRKWVEAIVDEIITAHYDLGIDYTKHQFNLCKDIHDHESPSVVFWESERNIDLIWKFLEDWKLRGLNDASLEDWLNRFQQDKYRAARQFWDEIREGIEEAFEAGADSIPEIAPPYKAAKLDIMEQKN
- a CDS encoding NYN domain-containing protein; its protein translation is MAFIKDVAIQINCKFLDNCKGKISCRESVLNSKGVFVDVANIYLNGGQRMQYDVLREFACRDHAEAIRLNAYVTYDVERAEDDEEYRKGAQNFHGALRDLGYKVIVKDIHWYTDVNGIRVAKANADLDMAVDALTQSDYLDRVLIASGDGDFVQVVRALQNKGCRVEVVGLDNVSNRLKAEADFFISGYLIPDLIPVDYGGKYETPPAWGELGSRVRGWCYWHSDQGFGFFRFLKEISPNLWITDTRNPDSPYGTVFFHDSALPSTINPANLPNRNMIFEFELAKSEKGAGVQAIEIELTTR